The following proteins come from a genomic window of Aspergillus luchuensis IFO 4308 DNA, chromosome 3, nearly complete sequence:
- the pmeA gene encoding putative pectin methylesterase (CAZy:CE8;~COG:G;~EggNog:ENOG410PHJI;~InterPro:IPR000070,IPR033131,IPR011050,IPR012334;~PFAM:PF01095;~SECRETED:SignalP(1-19);~go_function: GO:0030599 - pectinesterase activity [Evidence IEA];~go_process: GO:0042545 - cell wall modification [Evidence IEA]) — protein MYTSYLLGTLAILTATAVGAPTEHIKKRESRTSAPSGCLTVGSDGTYSTIGDALDALGSSTSSACIYVASGTYEEQLTIDYGGNLTLYGETTDTGTYKDNVVTITHTISSSDAGSLDKSATVNVVSDGFSMYNINVVNGYGEGSQAVALVGNADQLGFYGCQFSGYQDTLYVKAGTQYYSNCMIEGAVDYIFGDASVWFGECDIVSNGAGAITASSRETSSDSGWYAIDNCNIKAASGVSLTEKVYLGRPWRVLARVIYQNSVLSDIINPKGWTTMADGATPLYYEYNNSGAGSDTSDREYESSISAAVDKTTVLGESWGDWIDRSY, from the exons ATGTATACTTCATACCTTCTGGGCACTCTTGCCATCTTAACTGCTACCGCGGTCGGAGCTCCGACAGAGCACATTAAGAAGCGTGAGAGTCGGACTAGTGCCCCCTCGGGATGCCTGACGGTCGGATCGGACGGCACATATTCCACCATCGGCGATGCGCTTGATGCTCTGGGCTCATCCACTTCGTCCGCTTGCATTTACGTGGCTAGCGGCACGTATGAGGAGCAGCTGACCATCGACTATGGTGGCAACCTGACACTGTACGGTGAGACCACCGATACTGGCACCTACAAGGACAATGTAGTTACCATTACCCACACCATCTCGTCGTCGGATGCCGGCTCTCTCGACAAGAGCGCCACCGTCAACGTGGTGTCAGACGGGTTCAGCATGTACAACATCAACGTGGTGAATGGATACGGAGAGGGATCGCAGGCGGTGGC TCTTGTTGGAAACGCAGATCAGCTGGGCTTCTATGGGTGTCAATTCAGCGGGTACCAGGATACCCTCTATGTCAAGGCCGGAACCCAGTACTACTCCAACTGCATGATCGAGG GCGCGGTCGACTATATCTTCGGGGATGCGTCGGTGTGGTTCGGCGAATGCGACATTGTCTCCAATGGCGCCGGTGCCATCACGGCCTCATCGCGGGAAACCTCCTCTGACTCAGGCTGGTACGCCATCGACAACTGCAACATTAAGGCTGCATCAGGTGTCTCCCTGACGGAGAAGGTCTACCTGGGCCGGCCATGGCGCGTGCTTGCACGGGTCATCTACCAGAACTCGGTGTTGTcggacatcatcaaccccaaggGGTGGACGACCATGGCAGACGGTGCGACACCGTTGTATTATGAGTACAACAACTCTGGAGCGGGATCAGACACATCAGACCGCGAGTATGAATCCTCCATTTCTGCGGCAGTTGACAAGACCACGGTGCTGGGCGAATCTTGGGGCGACTGGATTGATCGCAGCTACTAA
- a CDS encoding uncharacterized protein (COG:S;~EggNog:ENOG410PNRA;~InterPro:IPR000791,IPR030186;~PFAM:PF01184;~TransMembrane:6 (o40-60i72-92o98-124i136-155o161-183i195-219o);~go_component: GO:0016021 - integral component of membrane [Evidence IEA]), translated as MSTSSPTDSKNAADAFDIERQASVSAAAAAVPVAPKSLGAGSALALGAFGTTLTTLSLSLMEWRGVTITNVYVGNFFFIAAFGLVITAQWELSVGNGFAYTVFSAFGLFYAGYGAILTPAFGVAQAYGSDTTQYNNALGFFMILWTIFVFTFLIASLPINLANIAVFFFVDLGFLTVAASYFADADGHAESARALRKTGGASCFVAGMVGWYIVFHLFLKDNSLLELPLGDTGRYFAKSRKGREE; from the exons ATGTCTACCAGCTCGCCAACAGACAGTAAGAATGCCGCCGATGCATTCGACATTGAGCGACAAGCATCCgtatctgcagctgcagctgcggTGCCAGTCGCACCAAAGTCTCTCGGCGCAGGT TCAGCCCTAGCTCTGGGCGCATTCGGCACAACTTTGACCACCCTATCCCTCAGTCTGATGGAATGGCGCGGCGTGACCATCACCAACGTCTACGTGGgcaatttcttcttcatcgcagCATTTGGACTGGTCATCACCGCACAATGGGAGCTCTCGGTGGGAAATGGTTTCGCCTACACAGTATTCAGTGCATTCG GTCTCTTCTACGCCGGCTACGGCGCGATCCTCACCCCGGCCTTTGGGGTCGCACAAGCCTACGGATCCGACACAACGCAGTACAATAATGCGCTGGGGTTCTTCATGATACTATGGACAATATTCGTGTTCACATTTCTCATCGCATCATTGCCAATCAATCTGGCGAATATTGCAGTGTTCTTCTTTGTGGATCTGGGATTCTTGACTGTGGCGGCGAGTTACTTTGCGGATGCGGATGGACACGCTGAGTCGGCGCGAGCATTGCGCAAGACCGGAGGGGCAAGTTGTTTCGTGgcggggatggtggggtGGTATATTGTGTTTCATCTGTTCTTGAAGGATAATAGTCTGTTGGAGTTGCCGTTGGGGGATACGGGGAGGTATTTTGCGAAGagtaggaaagggagggaagagtaG